The proteins below come from a single Sander lucioperca isolate FBNREF2018 chromosome 20, SLUC_FBN_1.2, whole genome shotgun sequence genomic window:
- the ndufa12 gene encoding NADH dehydrogenase [ubiquinone] 1 alpha subcomplex subunit 12 yields MAEYANLVRRALGQIGGHGGVRGFLTQFFRVNDVKTGALVGVDKYGNKYYEDSKHYFFGRHRWVIYTTEMNGKNTMWEVDGSMVPAEWHRWLHCMTDDPPTTHPPEPKKFLAEVHQFNVSGSSQQYVPYSTTRKKIHEWVPPKAGAQ; encoded by the exons ATGGCGGAGTATGCGAACCTCGTCCGAAGGGCTTTGGGGCAAATAGGAGGTCATGGTGGAGTCCGAGGTTTTCTAACTCAGTTTTTCAG GGTGAATGATGTGAAGACAGGAGCCCTGGTTGGCGTGGATAAATATGGAAACAAATACTATGAGGACAGCAAGCACTACTTCTTTG gaCGTCACCGCTGGGTGATCTACACCACAGAGATGAACGGAAAGAACACCATGTGGGAGGTGGACGGCAGCATGGTTCCAGCTGAATG GCATCGCTGGCTGCACTGTATGACAGACGACCCTCCCACCACACACCCACCAGAGCCAAAGAAGTTCCTGGCTGAGGTCCACCAGTTCAACGTGAGTGGCAGCTCCCAGCAGTACGTGCCCTACTCCACCACCCGCAAGAAGATCCACGAGTGGGTTCCACCCAAAGCTGGAGCTCAGTGA